The Candidatus Nezhaarchaeota archaeon genomic sequence TCCTTAAACACCCTGCACTCAAGGTGGGCCACGCACTCCTCTATGATAGGCACGCTAACTACCCTAGCCCCCCTGGGCGTTAAGCCTAGCTGCTTAAACTTATCCACATCCCTCCCGGTCGTATAGCCGCAGAGAACTACCTTGTCTAATAGCTCCGCCGTCGGGACGTTGACCACGAACTCCCCCTGCTGCTTAATTAACTCATAGCTAAGCCTTCTAGGAGATACGCTGACCACTAGCAACGGCGGCTTAAACGATGACGGGAGCGCCGAGGACGTCATGACGTTCACTCGCCCTTGATGAGCACACGTAATTAGCACAGCCTGGCAGGGATACAGGAGGCGAAAGAACTCCCAGAGGCGCGACAGCGCTACCTTAGCCACAGTAAGCTACGTGCACCACTCATGCATTAAAGCATCGCGGCTCGGCGCATAGTCTCCCCTAACTAGCTAGGGCTTCCTTAAACCTAGTCTTAAGAGGGGTGCGGCATGAAGCGCCTTAAGCGAGGCTAGATACGAGTAGAAACGCTGAGCTTTAAAGAAGGAGCGCGGTGGATGAGGAAGATGGCTAGGGGCTTGATGGATCTTGAGGAGCTCTAGGCTACCTAGCTTCTACAAGCTTACATTGCCCGAGAGGCTACGCATAG encodes the following:
- a CDS encoding flavin reductase family protein, which codes for MAKVALSRLWEFFRLLYPCQAVLITCAHQGRVNVMTSSALPSSFKPPLLVVSVSPRRLSYELIKQQGEFVVNVPTAELLDKVVLCGYTTGRDVDKFKQLGLTPRGARVVSVPIIEECVAHLECRVFKEVEAGDHCLFIGEVVAAYAEQGLLDKDEDGIALWNIEKANLLLHVGGRFFATPGRVLKAGVSYSFFKG